One Prevotella intermedia ATCC 25611 = DSM 20706 DNA window includes the following coding sequences:
- a CDS encoding aminotransferase class V-fold PLP-dependent enzyme, with the protein MYDISKVRADFPILSRTVYGKPLVYLDNAATTQKPLCVLDAMRDEYLNVNANVHRGIHWLSQQATDLHEAARETVRKFINARSTAEIVFTRGTTESLNLVASSFCEGFMQEGDEVIVSNVEHHSNIVPWQILAQRRGIVLKVIPIDDEGVFDMEAFQQLITEKTKLVSVAHVSNVMGTINPVREIVRIAHAHDIPVMLDGAQSVPHFAVDVQELDCEFFAFSGHKVYGPTGIGVLYGKEEWLDKLPPYQGGGEMIERVSFSGTTFERPPLKFEAGTPDYVATHGLATALDYVAELGMENIHQHEQMLTAYAIEQMRSIPDIRFFGVPSDATAVVSNHDAAISFLVGDIHPMDLGTLLDQLGIAVRTGHHCAQPLMERFNIAGTVRASFALYNTKEEIDTLVAGIERVVKMF; encoded by the coding sequence ATGTACGATATATCTAAGGTGCGTGCCGATTTTCCAATCCTTTCACGCACGGTCTACGGAAAACCGTTGGTTTATCTCGACAATGCGGCAACCACGCAGAAACCTCTCTGCGTGTTGGACGCCATGCGCGACGAGTATCTCAACGTAAATGCAAATGTGCATCGTGGCATTCATTGGCTTTCCCAACAAGCTACCGACTTGCACGAGGCTGCGCGCGAAACGGTGCGGAAGTTCATCAACGCCCGCTCCACTGCCGAAATAGTGTTCACGCGTGGCACCACCGAGAGCCTTAACCTTGTGGCTTCTTCTTTCTGCGAAGGTTTTATGCAGGAGGGCGACGAGGTTATTGTTTCCAACGTAGAGCATCATTCCAACATCGTGCCTTGGCAAATCCTTGCCCAGCGTCGTGGCATAGTTCTGAAGGTAATCCCTATCGACGACGAAGGTGTGTTCGATATGGAGGCTTTCCAACAGCTCATTACCGAGAAGACAAAGCTCGTCAGTGTAGCCCACGTCAGCAACGTAATGGGTACGATTAACCCAGTTCGTGAAATCGTTCGCATTGCCCACGCCCACGATATTCCCGTAATGCTCGACGGCGCACAGAGTGTTCCTCACTTTGCGGTCGATGTTCAGGAGTTGGATTGCGAGTTCTTCGCTTTCAGCGGGCACAAGGTTTATGGCCCTACGGGTATTGGCGTGCTTTACGGTAAGGAAGAATGGTTGGACAAGTTGCCACCTTATCAGGGTGGTGGCGAGATGATAGAGCGTGTCAGCTTCAGCGGTACAACCTTCGAGCGTCCTCCTTTGAAGTTCGAAGCGGGTACCCCCGACTATGTAGCCACCCACGGTTTGGCAACTGCCCTTGACTATGTTGCCGAGCTTGGAATGGAGAACATACATCAGCACGAGCAAATGCTTACTGCCTATGCCATAGAGCAAATGCGCAGTATTCCCGATATTCGCTTCTTCGGCGTGCCCAGCGATGCTACTGCTGTGGTATCTAATCATGATGCTGCCATAAGTTTCCTCGTTGGCGATATACACCCAATGGATTTGGGAACACTTCTCGACCAACTCGGAATTGCTGTGCGCACAGGTCATCATTGCGCCCAGCCACTTATGGAACGTTTCAATATTGCAGGAACAGTCCGTGCTTCCTTCGCACTCTATAATACAAAAGAAGAGATAGACACCCTTGTGGCAGGCATTGAACGAGTGGTCAAGATGTTTTAG
- a CDS encoding ribonuclease HII has translation MLKNAYYINKVEAGCDEAGRGCLAGSVFAAAVILPPDYENELLNDSKQLSEKKRYLLRSMIEKDALAWAVGVVTAAEIDKINILNASFLAMHRALDTLSVRPEAIIVDGNRFKPYQDVPHTTIVKGDGKYLSIAAASILAKTYRDDYMKAIAEEFPQYDWRSNKGYPTKKHRATIKEYGISPYHRKSFTLLPPEELSIDFEM, from the coding sequence ATGCTGAAGAATGCTTACTATATAAATAAGGTGGAAGCAGGTTGCGATGAGGCAGGGCGTGGCTGTTTGGCAGGCAGCGTCTTTGCTGCAGCCGTAATTCTTCCGCCCGATTACGAGAACGAATTGCTGAACGATTCTAAACAACTTTCGGAGAAAAAACGCTATTTGCTGCGCTCTATGATAGAGAAAGATGCCCTTGCTTGGGCGGTTGGAGTGGTTACGGCAGCGGAGATTGACAAGATAAACATTCTCAATGCCAGTTTTCTTGCCATGCACCGAGCGTTAGATACGCTTAGTGTTCGCCCCGAAGCCATTATTGTAGACGGCAACCGCTTTAAGCCTTACCAAGACGTGCCGCATACTACCATCGTGAAGGGCGACGGCAAATATCTTTCCATTGCTGCGGCTTCAATCCTCGCAAAAACCTATCGCGACGATTATATGAAAGCGATTGCCGAAGAGTTTCCGCAATACGATTGGCGGTCGAACAAAGGTTATCCCACCAAGAAACACCGTGCAACCATTAAGGAGTATGGCATTTCGCCCTATCATCGTAAATCCTTCACCCTGCTTCCGCCCGAAGAATTGAGTATTGATTTTGAAATGTAG
- a CDS encoding helix-turn-helix transcriptional regulator, producing the protein MRYSKLQNELQLILLLADSVGYSAVELSKKMNISRRQIYYLLDFIKSAGFILFKQGDKYHIDRRSPFFTNLSQTLQFTDAEVRTIYNVLLMTGNSSDMVNQLRAKLDRAYNFSHSVSTAKQQAYINNVKIITHAIENKKMLRLVGYSSPHSHSVSDRIVEPFFLMNNNQDVRCHEIKSKMNKTFRLNRMQRIEEIDAPWIYEDCHRQLFTDIFMFSGEEHYNVKLCLGQLAHNLFLEEYPHGAKYLSVIDEKHWLLDIEVCDFRGLGRFVLGLYSDIEILENDAFKEYIRQTLAAYLAKE; encoded by the coding sequence ATGCGCTATTCCAAACTTCAAAACGAACTTCAGCTTATTCTGCTGCTTGCCGATTCTGTAGGCTATTCTGCCGTTGAATTGAGCAAAAAGATGAATATCTCTCGTCGGCAAATCTATTATTTGCTCGATTTTATAAAGTCGGCAGGGTTTATCCTTTTCAAGCAAGGCGACAAGTATCACATCGACCGCCGTTCGCCTTTCTTCACCAATCTGTCGCAAACCCTTCAGTTCACCGATGCCGAAGTGCGCACTATATATAATGTGTTGCTTATGACGGGCAACAGCAGCGATATGGTGAACCAGCTGCGTGCAAAACTCGACCGTGCCTACAACTTTTCGCATAGTGTAAGCACGGCAAAACAACAGGCATATATTAATAATGTGAAAATCATTACGCATGCCATCGAAAATAAGAAGATGCTTCGCCTTGTAGGCTATTCCAGTCCGCATAGCCATTCTGTTTCCGACCGTATTGTTGAACCTTTCTTTCTGATGAATAACAACCAAGATGTGCGTTGCCACGAGATTAAGTCGAAGATGAACAAGACCTTCCGCCTTAACCGTATGCAGCGCATCGAGGAAATAGACGCTCCGTGGATATACGAGGATTGCCATCGACAGTTATTTACCGACATTTTTATGTTCAGTGGCGAAGAACATTATAACGTAAAGCTTTGTTTGGGGCAACTCGCTCACAATCTTTTCTTGGAAGAATACCCACATGGGGCAAAGTATCTCTCCGTTATCGACGAGAAACATTGGCTGCTTGATATTGAAGTTTGCGACTTCCGTGGGCTTGGTCGCTTTGTTCTCGGTCTGTATTCAGATATTGAAATTCTTGAGAACGATGCCTTTAAGGAATACATACGGCAGACACTTGCGGCTTATTTGGCAAAAGAGTGA
- a CDS encoding RagB/SusD family nutrient uptake outer membrane protein produces MKKINKSIYGVLLAGLTLSAMTGCIDEAEPRNGTVTQEQLGRSATATASIVNGLPAYGKTVWNRDYHFSYGTSSIMRIRDVMTDDYVVKDHDYNQFSAWAATKALGPSYLIGQYVYTFYYSYVFASNLVIAAVNPEKASNEQLGYLGLGYAYRAANYLDLARMYECLPTDVNPACTNEQGYNVKNLTVPIVTDTLSEKASRNNPRATHEEMFKFIESDLNNAEKYIVHLVSNNKNTLPDLAVVYGLKARLYMWNEDYAQAKEYARKAIDTYGKAPISEADATDVKKGFNDISKWMWGAQYTSEDYAVKTGIINFTSFASNETAFGYAGNGPMNMIGKSFYDRISDTDWRKTMWKAPNGSPLEAKNKYIDGSAHKIDFKKRIPTYGSLKFRPNEGNYYESPVATASAYPLMRVEEMYFIEAEAAERVAAGTGIALLENFMKTYRDKNYTYTGTDAIDEIIFQKRIELWGEGQSFFDIKRANLSVTRGYQDTNFFEDWRFNTNGRPAWMNFCIVSLEENDNPAVKGKNNPDPSRAYPLWKE; encoded by the coding sequence ATGAAAAAAATAAATAAATCAATATATGGTGTCCTTTTAGCTGGTCTTACCTTATCTGCAATGACCGGTTGTATTGATGAGGCAGAGCCACGTAATGGTACTGTTACTCAGGAACAGCTTGGACGTTCCGCAACTGCGACAGCTTCTATTGTAAATGGATTGCCTGCATATGGTAAAACTGTTTGGAACAGAGACTATCACTTCTCGTATGGAACTTCGTCTATTATGCGTATCCGTGATGTCATGACTGACGACTATGTGGTAAAAGACCACGACTATAATCAGTTTAGTGCTTGGGCTGCAACCAAGGCTCTTGGTCCTTCTTATCTGATAGGTCAGTATGTGTATACATTCTATTATAGCTATGTTTTCGCTTCAAACTTGGTCATTGCTGCTGTTAATCCTGAAAAGGCATCAAACGAGCAGTTAGGTTACCTTGGTTTGGGATACGCTTACCGTGCTGCTAACTATCTTGATTTGGCACGTATGTATGAGTGCTTGCCAACGGATGTAAATCCTGCATGTACAAATGAACAAGGATACAATGTCAAGAATCTTACAGTTCCTATTGTTACTGATACTTTGAGCGAAAAAGCTTCACGTAATAACCCTCGTGCTACACATGAAGAAATGTTTAAGTTTATCGAATCTGACTTGAACAATGCTGAAAAGTATATTGTGCATTTAGTATCAAATAACAAGAATACGCTTCCAGACTTGGCTGTTGTTTATGGTTTGAAGGCTCGTCTTTATATGTGGAATGAAGACTATGCGCAAGCGAAGGAATATGCTCGTAAGGCTATTGATACTTATGGAAAAGCTCCTATCTCTGAAGCAGACGCTACTGACGTTAAGAAAGGTTTCAATGACATTTCTAAATGGATGTGGGGTGCTCAGTACACATCAGAAGATTATGCTGTGAAGACTGGTATTATAAACTTTACCTCTTTTGCTTCTAACGAAACGGCATTCGGTTATGCTGGAAATGGTCCTATGAATATGATTGGTAAATCATTCTACGATAGAATTAGTGACACAGACTGGCGTAAAACAATGTGGAAGGCTCCTAACGGCTCACCATTGGAAGCAAAGAATAAGTATATAGATGGTTCGGCGCATAAGATTGATTTTAAAAAGAGAATTCCTACATACGGTTCATTAAAGTTCCGTCCTAATGAGGGTAATTATTATGAATCTCCAGTCGCTACAGCTTCTGCTTATCCTTTGATGCGTGTTGAAGAAATGTATTTCATCGAAGCTGAAGCAGCTGAACGTGTAGCTGCGGGTACTGGTATTGCTCTTCTTGAGAATTTTATGAAAACATATCGTGATAAGAACTATACTTATACAGGCACGGATGCTATTGATGAAATTATCTTCCAAAAACGTATTGAACTTTGGGGTGAAGGTCAATCATTTTTCGATATCAAGCGTGCTAACTTGTCTGTAACGCGTGGTTATCAAGATACAAACTTCTTTGAAGATTGGAGATTTAACACTAACGGTCGTCCTGCATGGATGAACTTCTGTATTGTTAGCTTGGAAGAAAATGATAACCCTGCTGTTAAGGGTAAGAACAATCCTGACCCCTCTAGGGCTTATCCACTTTGGAAAGAATAA
- a CDS encoding SusC/RagA family TonB-linked outer membrane protein yields the protein MKKRLTMFLACLFLSLGVAMAQTHVTGVVISAEDNQPVIGAFVKVLGTTDGAQTDLDGKFELKVPAGAMLEFSYVGMTPKKLKAAPNMRVVLESDSKTMEEVVVVAYGTQKKSAFTGSAAVVKSGDITKVQVTSAVDALKNKVSGVQMTQSSGDPGSSSGILIRGIGSINAGGSPLYVVDGSPFDGDIKSINPQDIESMTVLKDAASAALYGARGANGVIIITTKAGRADRGTITVDAKWGSKSRAIPDYDYITDPAAYYEMYYKGLYNYAVSPDGKGMKPEKAYIWANKNLTNSSSFGLGYNVYTYPANEKLIGTDGKLNPNATLGRMVTGKDGQQYWLQPDNWIDAIYSNALRLEYSATAVGNTDKSTFYGSVNYLQDDGITVASDYRRFTGRLKADYQINDWLRIGGNMNYSHYSTHYANGGTGDSGDSGNMFAFTRIAPIYPLYLRDGNKNIMRHDASGLEAYDYGDNTSTGLGLLRPFLSGSNALSDNRVNLDFTDGNTFNGVATVDVRFLKDLTFRSVNSVYLNESRGKGTTNPWFGLYATEKGSVSVQHSRSWSYNYQQVLNWKPVFGLHDFDFMVGHEYYRFTSTSLSGTKTNMFDFDYSELSGAVVTKNTNSSSGFYNTEGWFGRVNYSYDNKYFGEVSYRRDASSRFHPNHRWGNFWSLGGAWLISKESWFNAPWVDELKFKASYGAQGNDNIGAFRYTNTYSIVPSDNAVATVKRSRGNEKISWEKQGMFNVGFDFSFFRQRLSGSIVYFDRSTKDMLAFFSLPITFGWAGYYDNIGDMSNRGLEVELFGDIIRTRDFKWGAHLNLTTYKNKITRIADANKTMWADGAPGYQSGRYFYGEGQSMYTYYLKKYAGVDPETGKALYWQDKYKKNAAGEFELDKNGQPIVEERVKVENTEKATYHLCGTSLPDVYGGFGTNFAWKGFDFSIDFGYQLGGQVYDDNYAAAMNHNRGSAMHVDLYKAWSPENKGSNIPRVQHQDQYTNASSDRWLTSASYFSLQNINLGYTLPAKLTRKYGVSKVRIYAVGDNLWLWSKRKGLDPRQSINGGVSNVLYSNVRTISGGITVTF from the coding sequence ATGAAAAAAAGACTAACAATGTTTCTCGCCTGCCTTTTCCTAAGTTTAGGAGTGGCTATGGCACAGACACATGTTACGGGTGTTGTTATCTCGGCAGAGGACAATCAACCTGTAATTGGAGCTTTTGTTAAGGTGCTCGGTACTACTGACGGTGCTCAGACCGACCTTGATGGTAAGTTCGAGTTGAAGGTACCTGCTGGTGCAATGCTCGAGTTTTCATATGTAGGTATGACTCCTAAGAAGCTAAAGGCTGCTCCAAACATGCGTGTTGTTCTCGAATCAGACAGCAAGACCATGGAAGAAGTTGTGGTAGTAGCTTATGGTACACAGAAGAAATCAGCATTTACTGGTTCGGCTGCCGTTGTAAAATCTGGTGATATTACAAAGGTACAAGTAACAAGTGCTGTTGATGCTTTGAAGAATAAAGTATCTGGTGTGCAGATGACACAAAGTTCTGGTGACCCAGGTTCTTCATCAGGTATCCTTATTCGTGGTATCGGTTCTATCAATGCTGGTGGTTCTCCTTTGTATGTTGTAGACGGTTCACCATTCGACGGTGATATTAAGTCTATCAACCCACAAGATATCGAAAGCATGACAGTCCTCAAGGACGCTGCTTCTGCTGCGCTTTATGGTGCTCGTGGTGCTAATGGTGTAATTATTATTACAACAAAGGCTGGTCGTGCAGACCGTGGTACCATCACTGTTGATGCCAAGTGGGGTTCAAAGTCTCGTGCAATTCCTGACTATGATTATATCACTGACCCCGCTGCTTACTATGAAATGTATTATAAAGGTCTTTATAACTATGCGGTATCTCCAGACGGCAAGGGTATGAAACCTGAAAAAGCATACATTTGGGCAAATAAGAACCTTACAAACTCTAGTAGCTTTGGCTTGGGATACAACGTTTACACATATCCAGCTAATGAAAAACTCATTGGTACTGATGGTAAGTTGAATCCTAATGCAACTCTTGGTCGTATGGTAACTGGTAAAGACGGTCAGCAATATTGGCTCCAACCAGACAACTGGATTGATGCAATTTACAGCAACGCTCTTCGTCTGGAATATTCTGCAACAGCAGTAGGTAATACTGATAAATCTACATTCTATGGTTCTGTCAACTATTTGCAGGACGATGGTATTACCGTAGCTTCTGACTACCGCCGTTTCACTGGTCGTTTGAAGGCTGATTACCAAATTAACGATTGGTTGCGCATTGGTGGTAATATGAACTATTCTCACTATTCTACACATTATGCAAATGGTGGTACTGGTGACTCTGGTGATTCTGGAAATATGTTTGCCTTTACTCGTATTGCTCCTATCTATCCTTTGTATCTTCGTGATGGAAACAAGAACATTATGCGCCATGATGCATCAGGTCTTGAAGCTTATGATTATGGCGACAATACAAGTACAGGTCTTGGTTTGCTACGTCCATTCTTGAGTGGTTCTAATGCCTTGTCAGATAACCGCGTAAACCTTGATTTTACTGATGGTAATACTTTCAATGGTGTTGCTACTGTTGATGTTCGTTTCTTGAAAGACTTAACTTTCAGAAGTGTTAATAGCGTTTACTTGAACGAGTCACGTGGTAAGGGCACAACGAATCCTTGGTTTGGTCTTTATGCTACCGAAAAAGGCTCTGTTTCTGTACAACATAGCCGCTCTTGGTCATACAACTATCAACAAGTTTTGAATTGGAAGCCTGTATTTGGCTTACATGACTTCGATTTTATGGTTGGCCATGAATACTATCGCTTTACGTCTACAAGTTTGAGTGGTACCAAGACTAATATGTTCGATTTTGACTATTCTGAACTTTCTGGTGCTGTTGTAACAAAAAATACAAACTCTTCTAGTGGTTTTTATAATACAGAAGGTTGGTTCGGTCGTGTAAATTATAGCTATGACAATAAGTACTTCGGAGAAGTATCTTATCGTCGTGATGCCTCTTCTAGATTCCACCCAAACCATCGTTGGGGTAACTTCTGGTCATTAGGTGGTGCATGGCTTATCTCTAAAGAGTCTTGGTTCAATGCTCCTTGGGTGGACGAATTGAAGTTCAAGGCTTCTTATGGTGCACAGGGAAATGATAATATTGGTGCATTCCGTTATACAAATACCTACTCTATCGTTCCTTCTGATAATGCTGTTGCTACAGTTAAGAGATCTCGTGGTAACGAAAAGATTTCTTGGGAAAAGCAAGGTATGTTTAATGTTGGCTTCGACTTCTCGTTCTTCCGTCAACGTTTGAGTGGTAGCATCGTTTACTTCGACCGTTCTACAAAAGATATGCTTGCATTCTTCTCATTGCCAATTACTTTTGGCTGGGCAGGCTACTATGATAACATTGGTGATATGAGTAACCGTGGTCTTGAAGTTGAGTTGTTCGGTGATATTATCCGCACACGCGACTTTAAATGGGGTGCACATTTGAACTTGACAACTTATAAGAATAAAATCACTCGTATTGCAGATGCAAATAAGACAATGTGGGCTGATGGTGCTCCAGGTTACCAAAGTGGTCGTTACTTCTATGGTGAAGGTCAGTCAATGTACACATACTATTTGAAGAAATATGCTGGCGTAGATCCTGAAACTGGTAAGGCTCTTTATTGGCAAGACAAATACAAGAAGAATGCTGCTGGCGAATTTGAGTTGGATAAGAATGGCCAACCAATCGTAGAAGAGAGGGTTAAGGTAGAGAATACAGAAAAGGCTACTTACCATCTCTGTGGTACATCTTTGCCTGACGTATATGGTGGCTTCGGTACAAACTTTGCTTGGAAGGGCTTCGATTTCTCTATTGATTTCGGATACCAACTTGGTGGTCAAGTATATGATGACAACTACGCTGCAGCAATGAACCACAACCGTGGTAGTGCTATGCACGTTGACTTGTACAAGGCATGGTCTCCTGAAAATAAGGGTTCTAATATCCCACGTGTACAACACCAAGACCAATATACAAACGCATCTTCTGACCGTTGGTTGACATCAGCTTCTTACTTCAGTCTGCAAAATATCAACCTTGGATATACTTTGCCTGCAAAGTTAACACGTAAATATGGTGTTTCTAAGGTTCGTATCTATGCTGTAGGTGACAACTTGTGGCTATGGTCTAAGCGTAAGGGTCTTGACCCACGCCAATCTATTAATGGTGGTGTTTCAAACGTACTCTACTCTAATGTTAGAACAATTTCTGGTGGTATTACAGTAACATTCTAA